The sequence GTGGATGGTTGACCCACGAGACCCCTCATGACACACCGACTCCAGGAGCCCTGAAGATGCCGTTGCTGCTGCCCATAAGAGAGGCAGGACTAAGATGGTCGAGGCAGACATCCCTGATGACGTGGCTGCCATTACGAATGGGGCATGCACTTCTCTCGTTTAATTATCTCGCTGGACCAGGCGAAGCAATATTATTCTCTCCGCACGTAATCCGGTTTTGCCGTCAAGCGTGACGGTGTCTGCATGCATCGCACCAAAACACATCAACGTAAACACGTTATGTTTGCTCATAAATTAATATCAGACATACAACTCTCTCATTGCACAAAACATAAAAAGGCAATCACACTTaacattttgtacagtatttttcagtgtttttagtggcactgttttgaaaatatCAACGGAatttagtaaacttgcgggtataaCCATGTACAATCAATGGTTGTAGGCTATCCGTAAGGTTACTATTTATGTAAAGTTTATTCCTATTTAATACTACAAGTTGCTTCCAATATTTTTAGTGTAAACCATAATAGTAGCCgttgtaaacaaattgttgtaaCTCATAAACGGTACGGTCAAAAATCGCGAAATTTCACAAGTTCCCTCGGTAATTTACGcagtctaaccatactctcagAAGAAAACCTCTTTTGATGTAGAATACAGGATTTATCAGACTGCAGATATAATTCAAATCAAtgtcacaacattcaactttttaaaacatgtttcgcTTTCAGTTAAAggtgtaatttaaaaaatacagcCGATTGTGTCACATGATCACGTGTAAACATTGTTAGCGTGATCGGTCTATTATTCTCCCGTTGCCGATAGGatagttaattaaaaacaaaaacttcacACACTATAGGCCTTCAGCCAGGGAAAAAATTTAGTTAATTGTACCGAATGAAACCatgtctttttttaaaggtggaggagggaccccccccccccccacacacacacacacacacaaacactttaatttaaatggccgaccgacatattttttcaagaaaaacagctttgttaaaaaaaaagtctgagaaatttaaaaatttttacttgtaaaatgtattttcgttaaaaaaaaagggggagaaAAGTAGGTGGCCTCTGAAATAAGGAAACGGACAGGATGCTCgtatttccttcttttttttttaatgcgatGTTAATAAAAAGGGATGTAATCTATTTTTCTGCCACCACGGACGAATTCATGGCTGATTTGGTTGTTACTAATTTGAATTCATGTAATTGTGAGGCAATCCCCTCCTGTTCAATATGCACATTCACACCCCCCCATCTCcccataacaaaaaataaaaataacgtGATCGTCATCCAACGTTCTCCTACAACTTCTCTTAACCTTAAAAACACCTGAACACAAAATTTCGAAACATAAGAGTATTGTTTAGTAACAGTAGCACAATTTTAtgtttactcgtcctaattcgaCATAGAATTAATCCGAGTGTTTCGTGAAACCGGCTGCAGCAATTTTGTAAGCCTCTTGTTGGTCTATAGGCAAATCTATAGGCGTATTGTGAGTAAAGTCACCAATACGCAGCATGCAAAAAACTTTCCAGTGAGTATGGGTTGGCAAATGGCAAACATACGCCTCTCGTAATACttatacatgacgtcattgacgtcatccagccgccatcttagaggaaaaacggtgacggaacaatcgagacgcacggatttgtacgcgcggcgcacagtatctgccaatgaacaacctccttttgacctctaggtgagggcgccctactgaaatgacgcccatcgcctcgttttgggttagcattgtgacgtacctcatacATAAATATGGTGTAGAATGGTGGCGTAATGCACCGGCGTGAATGCGTCATAGATAGGAAGCGTCTGCCTAGTGCATCGCAAATGCAAACCGATAAAACGCGTCATGATCTGTCTTGTCAACAGCAATGCACCAACCATCGAAACTGTTTGCGTTACGTTGCTAGAATCATGCGCGTAAAACAGTTCACTAGCTGCAGCGCGGTTCCTATGTCACACTACTTGACAACCACAGAAACATTCGATTCATTGTGACGTCACAAGGAAAAAAGTTTCGCGCTCTCTCTTAAATAGAACAAGTTACCATGTGTGTGCAGCTGCATGCGATACATAAACACAACATGAAGCACATACTCTCTGTTCTTGTTtaaaacttcgtgtgataaaCAGGGATTTTTTTGTGCTATAGTGTATCCAGCGAGATTTTTCTACGGAAGATTCTAAAAACTTGAAAAGCGAAAATGATTACAGTTCTACGATTAGCTGAGCAGCTTATGTCAGTGGAGTACCGGTAAGCTATAGTTtataattaatttattcatcAGTCGAGTTTTATGTTGTTTTTGGTGACATCTTACTTCGCAAAACGATTCCTGTATAGATTTACACAGCACAACTGATATACTATGGACGAAAAGTACGGACTAATaaaagaaagcaaaacaaaccaacaaaccaatgaacaaacaaacaagattgTACGGACTTTTGGATAAcctttaacagttttttttttacattttgaaatcaaattttctgGACTAATTGTCATCATTATCGTATTATGGTTATTTATGTCTAAAGTGACTAATCGCGGTATTAAAATGTACTGTGCATGTGATCGAGGTGCATAAATGTTTTCCTaccaaaacacaaattaatattaacttgtttttgttaacaGACGAATGTTACCATCGCGGTTGACTTCTACTTCCGACGAGCTGTTACAGCATTCCACCCCAAAGACCACGCCCCCactttcaactttgtttgaaagtCAAGATGAAAAGGCTTGGTGCCTGCAGTCTGAGTCAACTGTCGATGTGATTGACAGGTGAGTGCACTGAAACATCATTCAAATCTAGAAAAGTATTTTAATAAAGACACTCGTTACTTATGGTAACtactttgaaataataattgttagcttaaaaacgtacttggtaacgagcaatggagagatgttggtattataaaacattgtgaaaaagcgctccctctaaagttactcagtttttaagaaagaagtaatttctctctgaaataattttagttttaatAAGAGACCTTAaactcaaggcatctgaaagcataacACTTTTCTTCAAcaattctctcgcaacttcgacgaccacatgagtaaaaaaaaaaacacaggtttgttaggCCTGCGCTAAACGTCGCTCTTTTGTCGAGTTTATTAATTCATCATTATTTGAGTTCGACACGGAAAAAATGCGACGTTTAGCGCGGGCCTTATTTAACGCACATGTTGGGAACGTATATATACTTGACAATATTTTgatctttgttttaaaaaggaatGAGTCTTTGGTAATTTATCCTTTCATGCTGACATTTATTTTAGGGAAAGGTTCAGCCAGGGAGAACAGTCATTGGAGTTATGCAGAGGTTTAGCTCCATAATGGCAAAGCTCCACAATATAAGGTAAATCTTTAATTAACTCATTAATTATCAATGTCATTAATTGAAGAAAGACTAAGGAAAGCGAGCAGAAATCAGGTGCAATCAGCGAAACTAGTATAATACAAAAATAGCAGTAAGAATAATCACCCAGTAGTTTTAcgttatgttttgttttctacagGAAACAGATGGCTGGCCCAAAGACCCCATCAGAAATCAAAGCAAAGAACCAAAAGAAAGAGTCATTAAGAACAGCAGTAGCTCAGTCAGCAACAGCCCCCGGTCCTTCCACAATCTTGCCTCCTGAACCTTCAGTTATTCCAATCCTTCTGGAGAATGAACTAGAAGACGTCTTGAGTCAAGGCTACCCAGTCTGTCTCGGCAGTGGGGCACATGGAGAGGTCCATCTCAAGAGAAAGATTGTAGATGGTACTCTGGTAGCAGTCAAGAGACTGAAAGATGTTCAGGACCCCATAAAAGCAAATCAAGAAATGGTCACAGAGATCAGAACCATGATGGCTGTGCAACATTTCACCGAATTCAGCCGAGTTTTAGGCATCATTGATCAACAATCATTTGGTGTTGAGTTTGTTGGAGACCCAGTATCAAAGACATCCACAGatctaaacaacaaaataatacacaaaatttaaagaaatcCGACAATTATGCGTACATTTTTAGATAATAGTTATGAAAAGAAAAGACTTGTCAATTAATAATATTGTAAAATTTCAATAAACTAAATTATTGATAAACCAGTCATGCTTCTAAATTctgacatttattttaatttgccTCGACTGTCGCCCCGCCCTCTCTGAATGAAAAGGTTAAAAAATGAACTACCAGCTACAGCTGCTGCTGTACCCTTAACCTATCACACCGGGCAAGTTAATTTCATAAGCACAAATCTAAGCTAAGCAAAACCATTATTAAATTGCTTATTAaattgcttaacagaataaggttacaagccaaaacaccatgtgacatgttcaatttgtgattggtatcttGCTCACTATTGCTAAGCAGTGAATttgtaagcattattttctacttaagctcctctatgaaatttggctgtGGTCTTAATAATTGGGATCAATGGAATTTGGTTCCAGGGTGTATGTTTATCTGATGAGAGTCACAGTGAAACCGGTGAGTAAAAATTAAGACATTTTGACTAATTTGTAAATTCTTGTCATGCATTCAGTTAGATGTTCCATTTCATTTTGGCTAAAATAACCGTAGAGGGCGCTTTTCAAGACTAGGCAAAATTTTGAAGAAATGAAAAATGCAGGGGGcagcaagtccagcatttttacaAATACGGGCAACAAATTCAAATAGTCACAAGGCGTATTATGTTGGTCAATGGTTGAAAAACTACAAGGATAAGTCTAgttaattaatcaatttgagCTAATTATTGAAAAAACACAAGTCCAGCTTTGGGTCGAAAATATCAACTTCATGTAAAGActcacgggggggggggtgagtccATCATGATTATCAAATCTGGGCCGAAAAATAGAGAAAATACAGGAgataagttcagcatttttatccaaagACGGtcgaaaattgaaaaatccTGATAAGTGGTAGTTTCAGcattattttattcaatttaCGCAAGGGTTTTTTAGTACAGCATTTTTATCGAAGTTgtgcaaaaaatgaaaacaatcacaaaggggttaagtccagcatttgTATCCAATTTAAgctcaaaattggaaaaaaaaatcacaagggggtaggCCTACAGTCTAGCATTTAAACCAAATTTAGACCGAAAACTTTGAAAATGATAAAGTGTCGgtctagcatttttatcaaattttggctgaatttttaattaaaaaaaaccttagtGTGGTATAATATCAGCATTTATTCAattataaaaagcatttttttatCAAAGTAGTGCCAAAAGttgaaaacaatcacaaggggtagtaAGTAAGTCCGCAATTTTGACCAATTTAAAGGGGCACGCCGGCTGAAGTGGGgactatttgggctacaaagtAGACTAAGATTCATATCTTCTTCCAGGAGTGAAGTAGAACAGTCCATAAAacatcatcaaatttagccgtttttgagcattttattttacaaaaacgaAGGTCGAATGATAGTTTGAACCACAAGGTGGTTCGATCAATCACGTGACGTTCCGagttagttttactttcagtccTAGAAAAGTTAATTTTCATGAgtaaaaatgacaaaacaataataatactatgTCTCTCTCCCTTAACCGGAGACATCCGAGAACAATGAGGGTTATTTTAGGCGTTGTATGATACATACAACGTGCACACATCACCAGTAGAAAAAGGTCTCCACTTGTGCGGTACAAGGGGTGTATAATATGAAACAACTTTTCCATTGCAATGTGCACAAATTTGTCTCTCCCACATACCGCGCTTGAAGCACAGTGTACCCGTGTAATAAGAGTTATTGTAGGCACTATGAGAACATACAATGTGTACAACGCGCATCCCGTCAAAAGGTCCTCGCTTGTACGGTACGAATTTTCTAGCTATTAAACAAACTTTTCCATTGAGAtgtgcacaaatttgttcacTTCAACTGCGGTTTGCTGCAGTATCGTGTACCGGCAAAATGATGGATATTTTAGGCGCTGAGTGACCATACAACGTGCACAAAATTACCTGTTAAAAAGGTCCTCGCTTGTACGGTTCAAAGTGTGgatgttgagaaaataacttttccATTATGATGTGAACAAAATGTGTCCCCCTTTAGTAGCACCACTGTCGTGTCGTGTACCCGTACAATGATGGATATTTTAGGAGCTGAAACGTGCACAcagatttaaagccattatacactttcggtaaacagtatattgtccaagtcccacacttcgtgtatcacaacttatatataaaataacaatcctgtggaaatttaggctcaatcggtcatcggagtctggagaaaataacgggaaaacccactcctgttttcgcgcgtttcgccgtgtcatgacatgtgtttataacaaatctgtaattctcgttaacgagaatttatattgttttaccgttttctcaaaaagtaaagcatttcatggactaatatttcaagagaagtctttcaccattaccgtctgtaaaccctgtaaattatttgtaaatctgtgaacttttttttttttctgtaccgaaagggtccaatggctttaaaaggtcGTCTCACTTGTACGCTTCAAAGTGTGTAATGTTGAGAACGTGGCTTTCCCGTTATATGCTGtgcacaaagttgtgcgctGAGTGACCATACAACATGCACAAATTTACCTATTAAAAAGGTCCACACTTGTACGGTTCAAAGTGTGATTGTGGAGAAAATAACTTTCCCATTATGATGTGCACAAAATCTGTCCCCCTAATAGCAACACTGCAGTATCGTGTACCCGTACAATGAGGGATATTTTAGGCGCTGAGTGACCATACAACATGCACAAAAATTTCCCATAAAAAAGGTCCTCACTTGTACGGTTCAAAGTGTGTATGTTCAGAATTTGGCTTTCCCGTAATGATGTGCACAAAGTTGTCTCCGCACACTTTTGTAAAACTACAGTATCGTGTACCGGCACAACGAGGGATATTTTAGGCGCTGAGTGACCATACAACGTTGACGTTTGCTGCGGCATTGTGTACCTGCATAATGAGGGCGATTCCACGCGATGAGACACATATACAACGTGCACAAATTTTACGGTACAATGTGGAAGAGAAATATCATGTTTTATTGGGATGTAGTGCACAATTAGGCGTGCACAGATTTCCGCGTAAAAATTTCCCCATTTTGTATGGTACAAAGCCCCACAATGAACGAAATAACTCTTCCACTGGAATGTGCACAATTCGGTCTCCCTAACCCGGTGACAGACTTCGTATTGTGTACCCGTACAATGAGGTTTATTTTGTTGGTGCTACATGTGCCCAAAAAACgaacgtgtgtgtgtgtgtggtgcaCTCATAACTTTTCCATTGTAATGTCCCCGTGTAATGAGGACTAGCggttcgcgcggcaccccgctaggatataaaaatcctttacacaaatatttcgaaatgtgggtgagggtgttatacgcctctctcaatatttatgcatggcgtcataattctaacccaaaatgaagctattccgcacgtccaccactacttgcagtggctgtacccacctcgttttgggttagacaacgtaccttatgcatctagaaactataaggctcccccgtgatccttataggggtctaatatgttgggcctccctaacgttacacgtttttcaaatcagcgttgataggtgaaactgaccgttagccagcaataactaaagtttcttttgtactacactaccaaaactttctccacacactcaatatacattcataatgcttgcatttcctttttaaaaaacatcgtatctactgtttttttttttcggggggggggggcgggcgtggtaagagcgtaggcctctttttagtttattctcatctgaattggtcttgtaaactttctggtcaataggctgcatgtataacgggagcacttaacgtgaacgtcaaaaaagtgttttgcaggcagagatgccaagtccagaggctagctatgtgtgagatttttcaaagctcaacccccatccccccggaaaaaaaattgccagtttaagaaggcctttttaaatcgccgcccaaccttttttttatttttatttttttataaataaataaaacaatgtgaaatttaattgtggacaaaaagtgtttcaaaatgcatcaaaagcctcctcagaataattaaaactcacttgaggtacacaggagatgttgatggttaatgtggaggttcgattgtgtcagattatatccttccaaacttgaaaaaaatagactaaaaatgatgtccaaaatcaatcgctcacttcttctgcctgttgtgtcttcgctagtggagcgcatttcaacgaatttgctaaaagaatcggaacaaacttgtgcgcaataagcgttttgcgctctgccgaatttgagctgaacctactggatgagcaaaagcgtgcgcaatctgcaaatttgcgctctgtttgtacaaattttgtacaaaaaatgtcgttaatttgttttcccgatctcgccccaataatggttgatgtgcgtgtgagcgtgagacagagcccaaatgcgtgagtctcacgcctaatgcgtgagacttggcaggtctggttttgttttattgtcactttgggcttattgcatctcgcgaaatttgaacgacaaacgacacaatttctgaccgcgttcatgttcacgctgctctaggaacaaacctccatacatcccatatctctggaaccctatatcgtacaaactaaataaaaacgataaactcgttcccactccttaattttctctaacttatttcactttcagaaagcatgtcaagtcatgattagggtttgttacgtccagtttgggtcaatagacaaactcctaaaaatgtaccccattcagccgcacgaggtctcttttgttaatctccatcagtaaccaacccgacgggccgatggctaaattaatcttcataatggatttggcaaaatgtacattctgagacctgatcgacacactgctctaaccaaatttgtgaatggacttattcaaaaggaaacttaatgtcgttttgcttaacaactttgaccaaatgcaaagcaaagttcttttttttttacagcttcaaaacagcctttgacgtgtgtgtataagtttcaccatagagtaaggaatggtttcacaattctaccgccatggttaaactctgaaactgcaacattatacctccatgaacagaccgtattctaaaacggtattcatgtacccatttgagtttactggcaaaaggtccaaggtcgccacccactgtcaacctaaagtggtcccacggcgaccttcttcaccaagcaacaggtggcctgtctcaaaccagacaacacaccactcacaatacactgaccagaatggctctttgtgtaagccccccccccccccacccccaaaatgttattaattgtatagttcccttagacaccttccaacctatagccggccctacccaatgtttccaaattattaagcttccgtttgatcccatccttgttcatcatgataattctcatgccgtttggaagtgaatgcttttttataaatattctccatttaatcttttcaacaaatgagtcacccgcagaaggatttctaggaagtctgataacaacgtcgaccagtggttgacacatggtcacctgcgaaacatcaatctacggtacttaatccattcaatgcaaattcggtcaaattcgtgagattggtagggcggatcgaatggcgggtgggcgttcaaggggcaatgaatgaaccaatccggagcaccatctgcgaaacactgtccaatgagtcgcctgtcagaaagatttctaggaagtctggtaacaacatcgaccagtggttgacgcacggtccttgcccaaacttcctccaatcacatgacttgtaagtgcgagtttggatcctggttttgcagacttgcaacccgacgtctgaaaccacacaaacgtattgaattccacacaaacaaccgtgttggattccacaaggatgccataccactggaccttctaattttcaatccaagatggcgcaggttacgcttttaatagtatagattttTTATACGTGCACACGGTGCACCAATAAAAAAGTTCTTCACTTGTACAGTACAAAGTGTGAGTGTTGATAATAATACAACTTTTCCATTGAGATGTGCACAATTTTGTCTCCCTAAACGTGGTGCAAAAGGCACCTGCAAAATACATGACTGAAAAATGGAAAAATCAGGCTATAtttgaaatttacttctttattCATCCTCTTGCATTATTACAATATACACACCAAGTAAACGACTGCAGTTATGTACAAATAAGTCAAACGAAAATAACAAGTCGGTCATCAGAGCCACTAACTAAGCAATGCATGACCTCGGATTCAAATATTAGTGTAACTCTTAAATTAAGTCTTTCTAGAATTTTCACAATGTTTCCGCCTGTATAATATAATAACTGTACGTTTTTCAAAACATATCTAGcaatttgtattattatctctttttctttctctctaaaaaaaaaaaaccagttcaGATGAATTTCTACAATCTTTTTACATTATATCTTTCACTTCAACAATTATAGATGGCAGAAAGCAAAACCATATATTGTACAGCTCACCAACAAATGCTTTATAATAATATCTAATTAACCCTACTCATTATTACTAAACAAAAGCAAAGCCATAAAAATACCTCtctaaaaatattttgtacatttCTTTAGTTTATATACAATGCTATTTATTATCTCACCCATAAACTTTCCCAACGAACAAAAGAGGTTTTCAAACAACATTGGGCGCTTCCTGTTTGAAATGAATATGAatatgattcacacaaatataAATCCCAccaaattgagtggttttcttTGTACTTCCTGAACTTACAAAATAGCGGActgtgctaaaaaaaaaattaacacacaGTTTGAGGGACCATTATGTTGATCTATTATAGAAAGataatattctactttaaaaacatctttggaTTGGGcactttaaaaagtgtttggtTATGAATTGAATATAGTTATAGGTCGgagagatgttttaaagtagaatacatgatCAACACAACCATCCAAGAAATGTGtggctttccttttacttcATGAACTAACAAAATGGCAGACGCGCCGTGCTAGTTCgtaaagtgaaagaaaaaacaacacaatttttagCAACATTTATGTgaatcaatgtattctactttaaaaacatctttcaaatttaaaaaatttaataacaaatgCTTTCAATAGCCCAAAGTGCCAATACGAAAGCAATGCGCCCCTTTAATAATATATGGTCTTTTTCTCTAGAAGTTTGCTTCACCAACAGCTCCTTTCACGGTTCATTTAGGGGATTATTTTAAGGGTTTTaccaaaacactttttaaaacaatcaaagtgATTGGGTTTTTGAAAACTGAAATAAAGTGAAATGTcagaaactaattttttttttttttgcggaatGAATAACTTTTTGCAttcaaccattcaattcaacaattcAGTTAGAATACTTGGAATTGTTTTAACAATAATGACACAAGCTTCATCTTTCGTAGGATTTCCTTCTATGAATATCTCACAAATCTGGGAGcgattaaaaacattttacctTTAAAACATGGACCGATTTCACCAGAGTAACACACATTATACATAAAGACATACCAATATATCAAAATGCGATATAATAAAATATTGATGTCAATTAATAAACaacgagggaaactgactgagttgatttaaactgatttggggttgaaaaaaaataattgaaaagaacaggatttgaaccaacgacctccagattaactagcactgcagccgatttcacgaaacgctaggattaatcctaatcTCGATTtgggacaagtaactcgtcctaacttagggattaatcttaaggtttgcatgctacagtgcaaggctgggactcgtccgaaatcctaagattaattttaagttaggaagagtttgtgaAAACGACGGCAGGCATGTTAATCTAGAGGTCGTTGATTCAAATCCTGCTTGAGTATATTATATTTTTCGTTGTTCAACCCCacgtcaaaataattatgtaattATTGGACTAGAAATACCTCATTTAGATAAGCATGAAGAACCCATAACAGTAAACTTGTGCAAGTTATAATCTTTGGATACAATAAAACCATTCAAATAATACTGTGAACGACAAACGTCGGAATTATATTCGGAATTACATATTTTTAGATAAAGTTTATTCTGGGTAAATTCAtacttattgttttttttttattatttataattaataCTTTCAATTGGGCAGACACATTTCTTTTTACTATtaggtgaacattttttttaactcagTTTTACAATCCACCAACTAATATAATTACTAGGATTGAAAAGAATACACATTCGACTTccacatgaataaaataaaaaagaaggcGACTGAAAGAATATTGGAAGTAAATTCTAGGGATGTAATCATGAGCCCTAGATGCATGTTCCTTTTTAAATTCAAGGTGTTAGCCGCGAATTTGGAATCAAGCTCACAACTAAGTTGAAAATTTACAGAACAAAATTGATCAAGTTCGAGTGCACACATTTAGCAG comes from Asterias amurensis chromosome 3, ASM3211899v1 and encodes:
- the LOC139935079 gene encoding uncharacterized protein translates to MQRFSSIMAKLHNIRKQMAGPKTPSEIKAKNQKKESLRTAVAQSATAPGPSTILPPEPSVIPILLENELEDVLSQGYPVCLGSGAHGEVHLKRKIVDGTLVAVKRLKDVQDPIKANQEMVTEIRTMMAVQHFTEFSRVLGIIDQQSFGVEFVGDPVSKTSTDLNNKIIHKI